A region from the Populus trichocarpa isolate Nisqually-1 chromosome 18, P.trichocarpa_v4.1, whole genome shotgun sequence genome encodes:
- the LOC7458771 gene encoding rho guanine nucleotide exchange factor 8, whose translation MVRALSREQSILKTKYPNPTKMFDQLPGRQVQSFTLENNADDGDDVDQSRSYIVPRVLGERLGDCQYIGSPLNRVRGPVKASRTDGHGCAAPETPTRQEKQFLSDMELMKERFAKLLLGEDMSGGGKGVSSALALSNAITNLAASVFGEQKKLEPMNPERKARWRKEIDWLLSVTDHIVEFVPSQQSKDGIDMEIMTTRQRSDLLMNIPALRKLDTILIDLLDQFGSQNEFWYVSKDEDGLEQGTPPRNDDKWWIPTVKVPQNGLADVTRRWMQFQKDSVNQVLKAAMAINAQVLSEMEIPENYIESLPKNGRASLGDSIYKSITVEYFDPEQFLSTMDMSTEHKVLDLKNRIEASIVIWQRKMNQKDGKSTWGSAVSLEKRELFEERAETILLILKQRFPGISQSSLDISKIQYNKDVGQAILESYSRIIESLAYAILSKIEDVLYADSLAQSPQLESNQKPEEELDNLTSAETPTSKTLSDFMGWKVDQGEANMNKTTSTDNMENCQDKIKDKTDTTPKKFSYLEKLENLSGLRSPTARQFL comes from the exons ATGGTTAGAGCATTGAGTCGTGAACAAAGCATTCTGAAAACCAAGTATCCCAATCCCACAAAGATGTTCGATCAGCTTCCGGGGCGACAGGTTCAGAGTTTCACCCTTGAAAATAATGCAGACGATGGAGATGATGTTGATCAATCAAGGAGTTACATTGTTCCTAGAGTTTTAGGAGAACGCCTTGGCGACTGCCAATATATTGGAAGTCCACTTAATCGTGTACGGGGTCCAGTGAAGGCCTCTCGTACAGATGGTCATGGTTGCGCAGCTCCTGAGACACCAACTCGTCAAGAAAAGCAATTCTTATCAG ACATGGAACTGATGAAGGAAAGGTTTGCAAAGCTGCTTTTGGGTGAAGATATGTCAGGAGGTGGAAAGGGTGTCTCTTCAGCTTTGGCTTTGTCAAATGCAATTACAAACCTTGCtg CATCTGTTTTTGGAGAACAAAAGAAACTAGAGCCAATGAATCCAGAGAGAAAGGCAAGATGGAGAAAGGAGATCGATTGGCTTTTATCTGTAACAGATCACATTGTTGAATTTGTTCCTTCACAACAATCCAAGGATGGAATCGATATGGAG ATCATGACGACACGGCAAAGAAGTGATCTGCTAATGAACATTCCTGCTCTGCGCAAACTTGACACCATCCTCATT GATCTCCTAGATCAATTTGGAAGCCAAAATGAATTCTGGTATGTTTCCAAAGACGAAGATGGATTAGAGCAAGGAACTCCACCAAGAAATGATGACAAATGGTGGATCCCCACGGTCAAGGTTCCACAAAATGGGTTAGCAGATGTAACTCGGAGATGGATGCAATTTCAGAAGGATTCTGTCAACCAAGTACTTAAAGCAGCTATGGCTATAAATGCCCAAGTACTATCTGAAATGGAAATTCCTGAAAACTACATCGAATCCCTTCCAAAG AATGGAAGAGCGAGCCTCGGAGACTCGATCTACAAGAGCATAACAGTAGAATACTTTGATCCTGAGCAATTCCTTTCAACCATGGACATGTCAACCGAGCACAAAGTTTTAGACCTCAAGAACAGGATCGAGGCTTCTATCGTGATTTGGCAGAGAAAGATGAACCAAAAGGACGGAAAGTCAACCTGGGGTTCAGCCGTGAGCTTGGAGAAGCGAGAGCTCTTTGAAGAGAGGGCAGAAACAATCTTACTCATTCTCAAACAGCGGTTCCCAGGAATTTCACAATCCTCACTGGATATAAGCAAGATCCAATATAACAAG GATGTAGGACAGGCTATTCTAGAAAGCTATTCAAGGATAATAGAAAGCTTGGCTTACGCGATCTTGTCTAAGATTGAGGATGTCCTGTATGCTGATTCCCTTGCACAAAGTCCACAGTTAGAGTCCAATCAGAAGCCAGAGGAAGAGCTGGACAATTTGACTTCTGCAGAGACGCCAACATCAAAGACACTCTCGGATTTCATGGGATGGAAGGTAGATCAGGGAGAGGCCAACATGAATAAAACTACCTCAACAGACAACATGGAGAACTGCCAGGACAAGATCAAGGACAAAACAGATACAACCCCCAAGAAGTTTTCCTACTTAGAAAAGCTTGAGAACCTGAGTGGATTGAGAAGCCCCACCGCTCGACAGTTTCTATAA
- the LOC7458772 gene encoding aspartate aminotransferase, cytoplasmic — MESSSVFANIVRAPEDPILGVTVAYNKDSSPHKLNLGVGAYRTEEGKPLVLNVVRRAEQMLVNDSSRVKEYLPIVGLADFNKLSAKLIFGADSPAIQENRVTTVQCLSGTGSLRVGAEFLARHYHQLVIYIPNPTWGNHTKIFGLAGLSVKAYRYYDPSTRGLDFQGLLEDLGAAPSGSIVLLHACAHNPTGVDPTIEQWEQIRQLMRSKGLLPFFDSAYQGFASGSLDADAGSVRMFVADGGECLAAQSYAKNMGLYGERVGALSIVCKKADVASRVESQLKLVIRPMYSNPPIHGASIVATILKDRDMYNEWTVELKAMADRIISMRQQLFDALSARGTPGDWSHIIKQIGMFTFTGLNTEQVAFMTKEYHIYMTSDGRISMAGLSSRTVPHLTDAIHAAVTRVG, encoded by the exons ATGGAGTCTTCTTCTGTGTTTGCTAACATTGTTCGAGCTCCTGAAGATCCCATTCTCGGA GTGACAGTTGCATATAACAAGGATAGCAGCCCACATAAGTTGAATTTGGGTGTTGGTGCTTACCGAACCGAG GAAGGGAAGCCTCTGGTTTTGAATGTGGTGAGAAGAGCAGAGCAGATGTTAGTGAATGACAG CTCTCGGGTCAAAGAATATCTTCCCATTGTTGGACTTGCCGATTTTAACAAATTGAGTGCCAAGCTTATTTTTGGTGCTGATAG TCCAGCCATACAAGAGAACAGAGTGACTACTGTCCAGTGCTTGTCCGGTACTGGTTCTCTGAGGGTTGGGGCTGAGTTTCTTGCTAGGCATTACCACCAA CTCGTGATTTACATCCCGAATCCCACGTGGGGAAATCATACCAAAATCTTCGGTCTTGCAGGGCTGTCTGTGAAGGCTTACCGTTACTATGATCCATCAACACGTGGGCTGGATTTCCAAG GCTTGCTAGAGGATCTTGGAGCTGCACCATCAGGATCTATAGTGCTTCTTCATGCATGTGCTCATAACCCCACTGGTGTTGACCCAACCATTGAACAATGGGAGCAGATCAGACAGTTGATGAGATCAAAAGGGCTGCTACCTTTCTTTGACAGTGCTTACCAG GGTTTTGCTAGTGGTAGCCTAGATGCAGATGCAGGGTCTGTTCGCATGTTCGTTGCAGATGGCGGTGAATGTCTTGCAGCTCAGAGTTATGCAAAAAACATGGGCCTCTATGGGGAACGTGTTGGTGCTCTCAGCATA GTTTGCAAGAAAGCAGATGTTGCAAGTAGGGTTGAGAGCCAGTTGAAGCTTGTGATACGGCCCATGTATTCTAATCCACCTATTCATGGTGCATCAATTGTGGCCACCATTCTCAAAGACAG GGATATGTACAATGAATGGACTGTTGAGCTGAAAGCAATGGCTGACCGGATTATAAGCATGCGCCAACAACTATTTGATGCTTTATCTGCTAGAG GCACTCCTGGTGACTGGAGTCACATTATCAAGCAAATTGGAATGTTTACCTTCACTGGCTTGAACACTGAACAAGTTGCCTTCATGACCAAAGAGTATCACATATACATGACATCTGATGG GAGGATAAGCATGGCAGGTCTTAGTTCCAGGACAGTCCCTCATCTGACAGATGCCATACATGCTGCTGTTACCCGTGTTGGCTAA
- the LOC7476289 gene encoding probable protein ABIL5 isoform X1, with amino-acid sequence MQISKSYPSQNPESHESQDIISFDRSLQELRDLRSQLHNAASHCETTFLNTNQKRMVLESTKEYLCRAVVAVVDHLGCVSANLNNNISNNCAFSEAELRINCLKQRLLSCEKYAHRVALTRVRWNAYLPKHHHRYLSTQITSVEKSNEDARDSNSQAPTKILLAKHEFGAEQLPLFLHTCSQKSASTKNLWSGISTGKGDPNAVLTCVAVPVRDGLSILSRISNPTFHFQKCSSRHGRSTIFRKSSAHSRDIFSLLRRAKRTP; translated from the exons ATGCAGATCTCCAAATCATATCCCTCTCAAAATCCTGAAAGTCATGAATCGCAAGACATTATCAGCTTTGACAGATCTCTTCAA GAACTTCGAGACCTGCGTTCTCAGCTCCACAACGCAGCCAGTCACTGTGAAACAACTTTCTTGAACACCAACCAGAAAAGAAT GGTTCTGGAAAGCACAAAAGAGTACCTCTGTAGGGCAGTTGTTGCAGTTGTTGATCATCTTGGATGCGTCTCTGCTAATCTTAACAACAACATTTCTAACAATTGTGCGTTTTCGGAGGCTGAGCTTAGAATTAATTGCCTAAAACAA AGGCTACTTTCATGTGAAAAATATGCTCACAGGGTTGCTCTCACAAGAGTAAGGTGGAACGCATATTTACCGAAACATCACCACCGCTATTTGTCAACAC AAATTACAAGCGTTGAGAAATCAAACGAGGATGCAAG AGATTCGAATTCTCAAGCTCCCACAAAAATATTGTTGGCCAAGCATGAATTTGGGGCAGAGCAGTTGCCTCTTTTCCTTCACACCTGCTCTCAGAAATCAGCCTCAACCAAGAATCTGTGGTCGGGAATTTCCACCGGGAAAGGAGACCCTAATGCAG taTTGACTTGTGTAGCAGTGCCTGTTCGTGATGGCCTTTCAATACTCTCAAGGATTTCAAATCCCACTTTTCACTTTCAG AAATGTTCCTCAAGGCATGGACGGAGCACCATATTTAGAAAATCATCAGCACATAGTAGAGACATATTTTCACTCCTTCGCCGGGCAAAACGAACACCATAA
- the LOC7476289 gene encoding probable protein ABIL5 isoform X2 codes for MQISKSYPSQNPESHESQDIISFDRSLQELRDLRSQLHNAASHCETTFLNTNQKRMVLESTKEYLCRAVVAVVDHLGCVSANLNNNISNNCAFSEAELRINCLKQRLLSCEKYAHRVALTRVRWNAYLPKHHHRYLSTQITSVEKSNEDARDSNSQAPTKILLAKHEFGAEQLPLFLHTCSQKSASTKNLWSGISTGKGDPNAAVPVRDGLSILSRISNPTFHFQKCSSRHGRSTIFRKSSAHSRDIFSLLRRAKRTP; via the exons ATGCAGATCTCCAAATCATATCCCTCTCAAAATCCTGAAAGTCATGAATCGCAAGACATTATCAGCTTTGACAGATCTCTTCAA GAACTTCGAGACCTGCGTTCTCAGCTCCACAACGCAGCCAGTCACTGTGAAACAACTTTCTTGAACACCAACCAGAAAAGAAT GGTTCTGGAAAGCACAAAAGAGTACCTCTGTAGGGCAGTTGTTGCAGTTGTTGATCATCTTGGATGCGTCTCTGCTAATCTTAACAACAACATTTCTAACAATTGTGCGTTTTCGGAGGCTGAGCTTAGAATTAATTGCCTAAAACAA AGGCTACTTTCATGTGAAAAATATGCTCACAGGGTTGCTCTCACAAGAGTAAGGTGGAACGCATATTTACCGAAACATCACCACCGCTATTTGTCAACAC AAATTACAAGCGTTGAGAAATCAAACGAGGATGCAAG AGATTCGAATTCTCAAGCTCCCACAAAAATATTGTTGGCCAAGCATGAATTTGGGGCAGAGCAGTTGCCTCTTTTCCTTCACACCTGCTCTCAGAAATCAGCCTCAACCAAGAATCTGTGGTCGGGAATTTCCACCGGGAAAGGAGACCCTAATGCAG CAGTGCCTGTTCGTGATGGCCTTTCAATACTCTCAAGGATTTCAAATCCCACTTTTCACTTTCAG AAATGTTCCTCAAGGCATGGACGGAGCACCATATTTAGAAAATCATCAGCACATAGTAGAGACATATTTTCACTCCTTCGCCGGGCAAAACGAACACCATAA
- the LOC7476289 gene encoding probable protein ABIL5 isoform X3 — protein MQISKSYPSQNPESHESQDIISFDRSLQELRDLRSQLHNAASHCETTFLNTNQKRMVLESTKEYLCRAVVAVVDHLGCVSANLNNNISNNCAFSEAELRINCLKQRLLSCEKYAHRVALTRVRWNAYLPKHHHRYLSTQITSVEKSNEDARDSNSQAPTKILLAKHEFGAEQLPLFLHTCSQKSASTKNLWSGISTGKGDPNAVPVRDGLSILSRISNPTFHFQKCSSRHGRSTIFRKSSAHSRDIFSLLRRAKRTP, from the exons ATGCAGATCTCCAAATCATATCCCTCTCAAAATCCTGAAAGTCATGAATCGCAAGACATTATCAGCTTTGACAGATCTCTTCAA GAACTTCGAGACCTGCGTTCTCAGCTCCACAACGCAGCCAGTCACTGTGAAACAACTTTCTTGAACACCAACCAGAAAAGAAT GGTTCTGGAAAGCACAAAAGAGTACCTCTGTAGGGCAGTTGTTGCAGTTGTTGATCATCTTGGATGCGTCTCTGCTAATCTTAACAACAACATTTCTAACAATTGTGCGTTTTCGGAGGCTGAGCTTAGAATTAATTGCCTAAAACAA AGGCTACTTTCATGTGAAAAATATGCTCACAGGGTTGCTCTCACAAGAGTAAGGTGGAACGCATATTTACCGAAACATCACCACCGCTATTTGTCAACAC AAATTACAAGCGTTGAGAAATCAAACGAGGATGCAAG AGATTCGAATTCTCAAGCTCCCACAAAAATATTGTTGGCCAAGCATGAATTTGGGGCAGAGCAGTTGCCTCTTTTCCTTCACACCTGCTCTCAGAAATCAGCCTCAACCAAGAATCTGTGGTCGGGAATTTCCACCGGGAAAGGAGACCCTAATGCAG TGCCTGTTCGTGATGGCCTTTCAATACTCTCAAGGATTTCAAATCCCACTTTTCACTTTCAG AAATGTTCCTCAAGGCATGGACGGAGCACCATATTTAGAAAATCATCAGCACATAGTAGAGACATATTTTCACTCCTTCGCCGGGCAAAACGAACACCATAA
- the LOC7476290 gene encoding protein NUCLEAR FUSION DEFECTIVE 6, mitochondrial yields MASTKVVSRLSTRLQPFLFKLNKKSLSAELSSLKSSSLPTPVSVPATTRRLSRSSRLPLQLSCVESMLPLHSAVASAKLISSLSSESDSWALVPQGVSMPL; encoded by the exons ATGGCTTCCACGAAGGTAGTCTCCAGGTTATCAACAAGGTTACAGCCTTTCCTTTTCAAGCTCAACAAGAAATCTTTATCTGCTGAGCTCTCTTCACTGAAATCCAGCTCTCTTCCAACTCCGGTTTCTGTTCCTGCAACAACAAGACGCCTCTCTCGCTCCTCAAG ATTACCACTGCAATTGAGTTGCGTCGAATCGATGTTGCCATTGCACAGCGCGGTAGCATCAGCGAAGTTGATTTCGAGCTTGTCTAGCGAATCTGACTCCTGGGCTTTAGTGCCTCAAG GTGTCTCGATGCCTTTATGA